From the Methanobacterium sp. BAmetb5 genome, the window TATACCTAACGAAAAATAATTTAAATTTGAATTTAGCAGCTTCTTAGAGTACAAGTATTGTTATAACGTATTTTTATGCATATATGGAGGAATAAGGATAAAATAATCATACTCCACTGGGGGATACTGGAATATATGCGGGAGAATATGTGGAATGGTTTCAAATATAATTTGGTTTGATTTAGATTTAAGGAACCAAATTTGGAGTTAATAGAAAATTTTATATATTCTCCGGGAAAATTAGGGTTACTAAAAAAGATTATTCATCTTTTATGATTTAACTATCGGATGGATTTTAGCCTATTCTTTTTATATAGATAAATTAACACACTTGAGTCATTACTAGTTTATATTAAGGTTTTGACTAGTAAATTGATGATGAAACGAACCAAAAATACAGTAAATGAGTACAGCAATGCGGCATTGGAAATAATCATAGACAAAAGTATTTAAAAATAGAATCAAACTATTTTAAATCTCCAAGAGATATAAAACTTTGAAGAGATCGTTTTTTCAAATAATATTCATTTATTATAAAAAAATAGTTTTAAATGAGTATTATGGCTTTTTGATTACAATAATCTATTTTTAATATAATATGTTGAATTTATAGCCCGTAAACCTTATTTTGGGCATTATTATCGTTGAATAAATAATGAACGTTTCATTCATTCGCTCGAAAAGACCAATGGATTGGTAAATATTATGTCCTTTATAAGTAAACTAAAAACTAAAACAAAAAATTTAAACACGAAAAATGAAATTTTATCCGGCACAACAGTGGCTTTAGCCCTCGTACCAGAAGCAATTGCATTTTCATTAATTGCCAATGTAAATCCTTTAGTTGGGCTTTACACGGCTTTTATCATTGGTTTAATCACCGCAATGCTAGGTGGCAGGCCCGGAATGATTTCAGGTGCTACTGGAGCAGTGGCCGTAGTAGTTATTGCCTTAGTGGCAACCCACGGAGTTGAATATCTGTTTGCAGCCGTGGTATTGATGGGATTTATACAGATAGCTATAGGTCTTTTCAAACTTGGAAAATTCATCCGCCTTGTACCACAAGCGGTGATATTCGGATTTCTTAATGGTCTGGCCATAATCATTTTCACTTCTCAATTTGAACAGTTCCAAGCTGCTGATGGGGGATGGTTAACCGGACCTTTACTGTGGACAATGTTAGGATTTGTAGCTCTATCCATGGCCATAATCTATCTTTTACCTAAATTTACCAAGGCTATTCCCTCATCTTTAGCTGCAATTATAGCTGTTTCCGCCATTACAATTGGTTTTCAAATTCCAACAAAAACCGTGGGAGACATAGCATCAATCGGAGGAAGTTTGCCTGCATTTCACATACCCTTGGTACCAATTAATCTGGAAACCTTGGCAATCATATTACCCTATTCAATTGTTATGGCATTAGTAGGTCTAATTGAGAGCTTATTAACCTTGAATGTTATTGATGAAATGACCGAAACTCGTGGAAGGGGCAATAAAGAAAGTGTAGCTCAGGGAGTTGCAAATACAGTTTGTGGATTCTTTGGAGGTATGGGTGGCTGTGCCATGATTGGTCAGAGTATTATAAATGTTAATTCAGGGGGTAGAAACCGGATTTCTGGAGTCACTGCAGCACTTGGACTATTAATAATAGTTTTAGCCGGTTCTTCACTTGTAGAAAAGATCCCTATGGCGGCATTAGTGGGAGTAATGTTTATGGTTGCTCTAGGTACATTTGAATGGGCTTCACTTAGAATCATAAAAAAGGTACCCCGAACTGATGTGATGGTAATGATTATCGTGGCGGGAGTGACTGTAATCTTCAATAACTTGGCCATAGCAGTGATCATTGGAGTTATTATTTCCGCACTGTCCTTTGCGTGGAATAGTGCCAAAAAAATCCATGCACATATAACCTATGATGAAAATCAGGTAAAACACTATGGAATTGACGGACCACTATTTTTTGGGTCAACAACCGCCTTCAAAGAAATATTTGACTATGTCAACGACCCTGACCAAATAGTGGTTGATTTTAGTGAGTCCAAAGTAATGGATCATTCTGCAATCGAAGCATTAAACTGTATGACACAAAAATACGCTAAATTAGGCAAAAGTGTCCATTTAAAACATCTAAGTGAAGATTGTAGAACTCTTCTAGATAATGCATCCGAAATAATTGATGTAAATCTCTGGGAAGATCCTCACTATAAAATAGCAGATAATAATTTAGAATAAATTTTTCTTTATTTTCATTATTTATAATGCTGTTCTGCCGGGAACTGTCAATTGAGTTACAGAGGAATGTTTCAAGAGGGGTGTTCATCCATTTCATTAGACCACATAGTCTAGACCACATGGTTTATATATCTTGGAGGTCAACATTAATTTACAGTTAGTTAATAGAAACTGGGATATTAGTTATAAACACAGGGGTTAGAAGTCGATTCCATGAAGAAAAAATCATTTGAAAGGAAAAAAGAGCTTTTGGATGCAGCATTAGATGAGTTCACCCTGAAAACCTATGAAAACGCATCTTTAAACACTATCCTTAAAAATGCCGGCATCAGCAAGGGTACTTTTTATTACCACTTCCAGGACAAAGAAGCACTTTACATATATCTGCTTGAAAATGC encodes:
- a CDS encoding SulP family inorganic anion transporter — translated: MSFISKLKTKTKNLNTKNEILSGTTVALALVPEAIAFSLIANVNPLVGLYTAFIIGLITAMLGGRPGMISGATGAVAVVVIALVATHGVEYLFAAVVLMGFIQIAIGLFKLGKFIRLVPQAVIFGFLNGLAIIIFTSQFEQFQAADGGWLTGPLLWTMLGFVALSMAIIYLLPKFTKAIPSSLAAIIAVSAITIGFQIPTKTVGDIASIGGSLPAFHIPLVPINLETLAIILPYSIVMALVGLIESLLTLNVIDEMTETRGRGNKESVAQGVANTVCGFFGGMGGCAMIGQSIINVNSGGRNRISGVTAALGLLIIVLAGSSLVEKIPMAALVGVMFMVALGTFEWASLRIIKKVPRTDVMVMIIVAGVTVIFNNLAIAVIIGVIISALSFAWNSAKKIHAHITYDENQVKHYGIDGPLFFGSTTAFKEIFDYVNDPDQIVVDFSESKVMDHSAIEALNCMTQKYAKLGKSVHLKHLSEDCRTLLDNASEIIDVNLWEDPHYKIADNNLE